In Tachysurus fulvidraco isolate hzauxx_2018 chromosome 1, HZAU_PFXX_2.0, whole genome shotgun sequence, a single window of DNA contains:
- the LOC113662299 gene encoding histone H2B — protein sequence MPEPAKTAPKKGSKKAVTKTASKGGKKRRKTRKESYAIYVYKVLKQVHPDTGISSKAMGIMNSFVNDIFERIAGESSRLAHYNKRSTITSREIQTAVRLLLPGELAKHAVSEGTKAVTKYTSSK from the coding sequence AGGGCTCCAAGAAAGCCGTGACCAAGACAGCCAGCAAAGGCGGCAAGAAGCGCAGAAAGACCAGGAAGGAGAGTTACGCCATCTACGTGTACAAAGTGCTGAAGCAGGTGCACCCTGATACCGGGATCTCCTCTAAGGCCATGGGCATCATGAACTCGTTCGTCAACGATATTTTTGAGCGCATCGCCGGTGAGTCTTCTCGTCTTGCTCATTACAACAAGCgctccaccatcacctctaGGGAGATCCAGACTGCCGTGCGTCTGTTGCTTCCCGGAGAGTTGGCCAAGCACGCCGTGTCTGAGGGCACCAAGGCCGTCACCAAGTACACCAGCTCCAAGTAA